CCCGGTAACGGCGAACCTGCACTTCGTGCTGTTCGGGATCGGTAACGTGCCGTGGATGGTGTACACACTGATCCGCCGCGCCGATGTGCCGGACGACCGCAAGCCGCACGTCGTCGTGGCGTAGTGACAGCACCGCTGGCTCACGACAGAAACCGGCGGAGCACGTTCTCGGTGACGCGCGAAACGGCTTCGTCTACCGGCAGCGACGCGACGAAGTTGATTGAGCCGACGGAGAACACCTCGCCGCCCGAAGGCGTGGCGAACGTGAGCATGTCGGCCCCGCCGTTGTCGGGATTGAGTCCCCTCGCAATGACATTCACGTTCTCCGGCGAACTCGGAGATACTTTGTCCGTTTCGTGCCCGGACGCACCGCCCGGGCAGCGCATGTGCAAGCACTTCTCGCCGAATGTGTCGCCGGTCTTCAGGTCCGTGCCCGCAAAGGCCCAGTGCGATGCGTCCATCACGCGGTACGGCGCGCCGGTCATGGCGCCCGCGGGCGTGAACACGCAGCCCAGGAGATTCGCTTCGGATTCGTGGCGCATCGCGTAGCGGCTCTCGTGACCGCCCAAACCTGCGATATCCAATCCCGCGATCTTTCCGTTGTGGTGAAGTACGGCCCCTGTAGGGAGCAACTCCACCGCACAGTTCAGCCCGTTCCCGCCGAGGTACACGAGCCGACCACCCTCCTCGAACCCCCATCGCTTCACGCGCTCGTACATGCGGCGCGTCCAGTATTCGGGGTGAACCGCGATCACCAGCACGCGGTACTGCGACAAGTCGAGCGTGCCGTTGTCGAGCTGCGTTTCGGCGAAGTAGTCGTAAGCGAACCCCTGCCGTTCGAGCCAGCCGAGGAGCCGCCATTCGGCCGGCGCGAGGTGGCACGCTTGCCGGCCCTCGATCGGGTCCGTGATCTGCTCCGTGAAGTCGATGTGGTTGAACGGTTCGGGCCGGTCGAACGAGAGCGGTGGGTAGTGATCCGCGCCCCAAGTAAAGAACCCCGCGTCGGAGTAACGCTTCAGTTCCGCGCGGGCGTTGATTGTTGGCGTTGGGGGCAGGCCGTCGGCGTGGATGTAATTGCTGCGGCCCCCGAAGTTGTTGTAGGCGTTCCAGGTGAAGTTCGATGCGAGCACCGCCATCTTCGCGGTGGGGCGCGCCGGTGCGACGATCCACGGGAAGCTGAATTGTCGGCCGCTCGCGGTCGAGGCCCGAAAGTAGTACAGCCCGCTCCGTTCCGGCCCCGCGACGTGCTGCGAATGCACCGAGTTCGCATAGCCGACTTTGTTCCACTCCGCGCCGGTCTGCGTGTAGTCGCCGTCGGGTGTGATTTGCATCACAGCGCGCGGACCGTGTTCGTCGTGCCAGCCGAGCGCCCGCACGAACTCGGGTCGCCAACCGCACCGCCACAGTTCGAGCTTGTACGGCTCGACCGAGTGAACGCGGAACTCGGATGCTTCCCCGCTGCGTACCCATTTCGGCCATGCGTACCCGAGCAACCCGTCGGAGAGCAGCCGGAAATGGTGCGGTGTGGAGCAGGGTAATGTGACTCGACTGAACTTCGCGCCGTACCCCGGCTTCTGAAGCACCACGCGGTACTCGCCGGGCGGCAAAGCAAGGTGAACCGCCCCGGATGCGCGCGACCGCACGTCCCACGATTCGCCCGATGTACTGATGAACTCCAGCACCACATCGGGCAGCGCAACGAACCGCTCGTCGCTGACGAAACCAACCAGCATGGGCTTCTCCGAACGTGTCGCGACATTTCACCAGACCGCGACTCGGAACGCGAGCGCCGAGAACCGAAAGGGCGTTATTCGTCAGTGTGGGTAGTCGGGGCGTGGGGCAGAAGAGTGTGGAAGCTGTTGGAAAAGAATTGGCTGAATGGCTGTGGGGCGTGTTCGGTGAAGGAGTCTCGTAACTCCTTCACCGAACACGCCCCACAACTGTGCGTTCGCACGGCAAGGCGGTTACTTCTTGTCCTTAATCAGCCCGCGCAGGTGCTCCACGGCCTTCGCCAGTTGCTTGTCCTTGGCGGGGTCAACGACCGGGACTTTCTTGCCCGCAGGCGGGATGATTTCGAGGTCGCGACTGTACTCGAACCAGTCGGTGAGTTCCTCGCGGGTCAACTTGATCTCGAACCCGGCGTCGGGCTTCACGCCCCACTCGTCCTTCGCCTTCAGTTCCGTGGACTGCTCCATCGCGACCTTGTCGATGTTCCGGCCGCTCGGCGGGTAGTATCGGGCCACGGTGTACTTGATCCGCCCCTCGGTCTGCTCGTAGGGCTCGACGTGTTGGACGCTGCCCTTGCCGTAAGTGCGTTCGCCAATGATAGTTGCGCGACTGTGATCCTGGAGACACGCGGCGAGGATTTCGCTGGCACTCGCGCTGTTACCGTTGATGAGCACCACAATCGGGAAGCTCTTGTCGCCCGCGGCGCGACCGGAGTAGGTGTTGACCGCGCCCGCGCCGCCGCGCTCCTTCGTGGTCACGATCGCCTCGCGGCCCACGAACAGTTCGCAGATGTCGATGACGCCCTTCAGCGACCCACCGGGGTTGTTGCGCACGTCGATGACCAGGCCGTTCAGCCCGGACCGCTTCATGCTCGCCAGCGCCCGCTTGATGTCGGCCGTCGTTCCCAGGTCGTCCGAGATGGAGATGAACTGGCTCAGGTGCAGGTAGCCGATCTTGCTCTTCTCGTCGATGTAGTACGACCAGTCGTTCTTGTCGTCGCGCTTCACGCCGTGAACGGTTTCCACCATCACGTAGTTGCGGGTGAGGCGGAACACCTTCGGTTCGCTCTCGCCCTCGCGCTGGACCACGAGCGCGACCGGGGTGTCCGGCTTGCCGGTGATGAGGTTCACCGCGTCGTCGGTCTTCAGCCCCTTGGTGCTGTGGACCTTCTTCGCGTCGTCCGGCAGCACCTTGCCCTGCTTGTCCACTTCGAGGCGAATCTCGGTGATGAGGTCGCCGGCCTGGATGCCCGCGCGGAACGCCGGGCTGCCCTTGATGGGCGTCACGACGAGCAAACCGTCGCGGACCGCTTCGCGGCGAATGATGATGCCGACGCCGGGGAACCGGCCGAACAGTTGGCCCTGCGTGCGGAGCCACTCTTCCTTGGTGAAGTACCCGGCGTAGGGGTCGTGGAGCGCCCCGATGAGGGCACGAATGGTCACGTCGGCGGCCTTTTCGCCGTCGAGGTCTTCGCGCTTGCCGAGCCGGAGCCGGGCCTCGACGAGCAGTTCCCTGCCGCGCTCGTCGCTGATGTCTTTGGGGGCCTTGAGCGCGTCGGCGATGTCGGCGGGGATCGCTTCATCGGCCTCGGTGAACACGCCGCGGATCGCCAGCGCGGTCAGTTCGCCGCGCGACAGCGGCTTGATGTACTCGGCCGACAGTTTGGAGATCGCCGGGGCGACTTTCTTGGCGAATTCGGTCGCGTCCTCGGTCGGCAGTTTCAGCCCTTCGAGGAGCTTCTTGCGCGCGCCTTCGAGGTCGGCCACGGTACCGCCATCGGCGAGCTTCTGGTACTCCTTGCGGAGCGCCTGCGACCACTTCAGCTTCGGCATCTGGAACAGGAGGGTGACCGCTTCTTTCGCGAGGTCCGGCGTGAGTTTGGTGTCCTTGGTCAGCGCCTCAACAGTTTCGATCCGCTTCTTGACGGTCGCGGTCTCGGCGGGGTTGCGCGTGACCCAGAACTTGCTGGCCCCGCGGCCGACGAAGACCGGTTCGAGTTCCTTTTCCTTGTCGGTCTTGCCCGTCGCGCGGGCGGCGGTGGGGATCTCTTTTTCCAGGTACTTGAGCAGCTCGCGCGTGGTGACGATGCCGTCCGATTCGTAGCCCTCGTTGTACGGGGCCTGGTCCGCTTTACCGCCGAGCCCGGCAGAGAGCACCGAGTAGAACAGCCCGTGATCGCCCTTCGTGAGCGCGTCCTGGAACGGCGGGTTGCCGAGGACCAGCACGCGGTTGGGCGGGAGCATGTTGTCGTCTTTTTCGTCGCCGAAGACGAGCTTCATGATCTCGCCCCAACTCGGCTCCACGATCTTCTCGGTCCCGGCGTCGATCCCGCCCCGGTACTGAATGTCCATCATCAGGAGCACGTTCTGGTTCTTCAGCTTCTTGAACGCCGGTTCCAGATCGGTGATCTGGAGGGCGGTCTTGGCCCGCTCCTTCACGGTGCTGTCGGAAGTGAAGATGCACGGCTTGTCGCCGGCGGAGGTGCCGCGCCCGAAGAACGCGAGGATCACCGTGTCTTCCGGTCCGGTGGACGCGACCGCCGTTTCGACTGCCTTCACGACCGCTTCACGGGTGGCATCGGCCGAGAGGAGCAGTTTCGCGCGGTCCGCGGAAGCACCGAGGTACTTCTTGTCGGTGAGCATCGCGTGGAGCGCTTTGGCATCGGCGTCGGCCGTCGGGCGCGGGCTGATGGCCTTGTCCTTGAACTCGCCGACGCCGACGACGACGACGTAAGGGCCTTGCGCTTTGGTGGCGGCCTCGCGCCCCTCCGCGGCCGAAGCCCGCAGTTGCGGACCGACCGCCAGCGCTACCGCGGCGATTGCGCCCAGAATCCACACGCGCGCGTTCATCAAGTTATCCTCTCCTGTAGGCCTGGCACGGCCGGTCACTAATTCTGGCCATTGTCACCATTGAGCCGAACCCGTCAATCGCATTTACACGGCGGTTACGCCGGAGGCGCGAGGCCCATCGGTGGGGTGGGATACAGGCGATTGCGGATGTTCTCACTGCGGAATCGGTGCTTTTGGCGTGCGCATTTGCCGCAAGTTTCGGGCCGATGAATCCAACGAAGATCGAGCCCGGATCGGTGTACCTCGCGGCTAACATTTGCTAACAATTCTGGCCCGGCTGATTTGTTAGCCGATTGCCGCAATTGCAAAGGCGGCAGCTAGTTATGGCAAAGAAATTCGGGTGGCCATTGTTAGCCGCTGGTTTCTCCTGGGACCGCGGGCATCTTGCCCGCCCTTCTGCTTATGGCAGCGAAGGCGATAAAGATGCCCGCGGTCCCAGGGTAACAGAGATACGACGCTTCACTTCCTCTTTGCCAACGTGCGAAGGATCTCGATACCGCGGTGAAGCGTTTCATCGGTGGCGGCGTAGGACACGCGGAAGTGCGTGTCGCGGCCGCTGAACACGTTGCCCGGGATCACGAGCAGGTTGTGTTTGACCGCTTCCGTGACGAATTCGGTCGCCGTTCCCCACGGCGCCTTCGGGTACAGGTAGAAGGCCCCGCCCGGCGCCACGAACTCGTACACCCCCCTCAACCCCTCCATCAACAAGTCGCGTTTGCGCTTGTAGTCCGCGACGATCCCGGACACGTCAAAATCCAACGCGGCAATGCCGCCCCATTGTACGATGCTCGGTGCGCACACAAATGTACATTGCTGCAGTTTCGCCATTTCCTGGATCAATCGCTTCGGGCCGTGTGCCCAGCCCAGGCGCCAACCGGTGATGCCGTAGGTCTTCCCGAAGCCCTCGATCACCAGCACGTTCGGGTCGTAAGACGCGGGCGATTGCGGGGCGCCGTCGTAGTGAAATCCGCGGTAAATCTCGTCGCTGATGAGGAGGATACCGCGGTCGCGTGCGAGTTCGGCCAGTCCCTTTTGAGTGGCCGCATCGAGTACCGCACCCGTGGGGTTCGAGGGGGACGAGAGCACGATGGCTTTCGTCCGCGGGGTGATCGCGGCGGCGACTTTGTCAACATCGAGCCGGAAGTCCGGGTAAGTGTCCACTGTCACGAGCTTCCCGCCCGCGAGCGCGACCACGTTCGGGTACGCGACGAAGTACGGGTCCGCGGTGATGACCTCGTCGCCCGGATTCACGACCGCGAGCAGCGCGAGCACCAACCCGCCACTGGTGCCGCTCGTGACCAACACGTCGCGCTCGTAGCCTGGGGCCACCTGTGGCGGAGCGGGGAAGCGGGCTTGTGCGTCCGCGAGTAACCGCGAGCACAGTTCGGGGATGCCCTGCGTGACGGTGTAGCCGTTGCGGTTCCCGTCGATGGCCGCCTTCGCAGCGTTCTTGATGGAGTCGGGCACGTCGAAGTGCGGTTGCCCGATGCTGAGGTTGACCGGGTCTTTCAGCGACCGGGCCAACTCGAAGACCTTCCGCACGCCGGACACTTCGACCGCTCGCGTGCGGTCCGCTAGAAACGATTCGGGGAACACGGCGACTCCTGGCGAACCCGCCCGCGAGGGCAATGGTGAACCCCGCCCGCAAGGGCGGTGGGTAGTGGCGCGCCTACTAAGGGCGGCGAGTGGTTATCCTACGCACGATTGCCTTTGCGGGCGGGTGCGTGGAATTCGACCCACCACTCGTGCGCGGCACCCGCTGCCCTTGCGGGCAGGGTTCACCAGACTCGCCCGGTGCTCCGTTGGAATCAACCGATTCGACGGGAGCTTCCATCGGGTGCGATGCGGCGGCCCGAGACTTCGAGATTCCGGTTGGATCGTTTCAGTGGGCCGATTTGGTCACATATTTTTCGACATCAGTCGACAAGTACGAAAGGGGCGGCCGTCCTTCGCGTGCGCAGTTGGTTGGACCAACCTCCGTTCCCGGTGAAGAGGACACGCAATGAAACAATTGGTGTTTGCTGTGGCACTGCTCGGTTTGCTGCCCAGCATTGGAACTGCCGGCGATATTGTAATTCCGGAAGACAAGACTCCCTTCAATATCAATTTGGGCGATGTTGTTCGCATTCCGGTTAAGGCTGCCGCCGGTACACAAGTCAACGCCCGCGTATCGGCCTCGTCGCAAGTAACCGTTCAGACCGTTCTGTACTTTCCGCGAAGTTATAGGCGGTTGGCGTAAGTTGTGGGGCCGGGAGTAGACGAGTGCCGGCCCGTCCGGGAGGATGGCGTTACCACACGACCTCCCGACCCGAACGGACGCGGCCATGCCATCTTCGCATACTCCGGCCCCTCGGTGCCACTGGTTTTCAACCCTGGCCAAGGCTCTGGACCCGCGGTCCGGGCGGCGGCTCGCGGTCCTGTTCCTCGGGATCATCCTGACCCGCGGGCGCCGCACCCTCGCGGGTTGGATCCGGGCCGCCGGGCTGTCGCCCCAGTACCGCCGGTGCTACGCCACGGCCGCGGCCGTGGGGCGCCGCACCGAGCGTATCGCCATGCGGTTGTTGGTCGAGGTTCTCAAGCCCATGGTGGCCGGTGCGCCTCGGGTGGTGCTGGCCCTCGACGACACCCCGACGGAGCGGTACGGGCCCAAGGTTCGAGGGGCCGGGGCGCACCACAACCCGACACCCGGGCCGGCCGGGGGCCCGTTCGTGTACGGGCACGTGTGGGTGGTCCTCGGGTTGTTGGTGGGACACCCCCTCGGGGGGATTGTGGCCCTCCCCCTGTTGGCCCGCCTGTACATCCGCCGCAAAGATCTCGGGGCCATCCCCGGGCCGGACCGGCCCGAGTTCGCAACCAAGTTGGTGATGGCCGTGGACCTGGTCCGGTGGGCCCACGGGTGGCTGAAGACGTGGGGCCGGGCCGTGTGGGTGGTGGCCGACGGGGCGTACGCCAAGGCCCCGGTGCTCAAGGCCCTACTCGCGCTCCGGGTGACCATGGTGAGCCGGCTCCGCAAGGACGCGGCCCTGTGGACGGTGCCCCCGGCCCGCGATCCGAGCGCCCGCGGGCGGCCCCGCGTGTACGGGGAGCAGCGGGTGTCGCTCGCCAAGCGGGCCGGGCACAAGGGCGGGTGGACCACGGGCACGTTCACCCTGTATGGGAAGCCCGTGGAGAAGCGGTACAAGACGTTCGAGGCCACGTGGCGGCCGGCCGGGGGCACGATCCGGGTCGTCCTGGTGGACGAACCCAAGGGGTGGGTCGCGTTCTTCTGCACGGACCCCACGGCCTCCGTGGCCGACATCCTGGGCCTGATCGCGGACCGGTTCTCGTTGGAAACCTGTTTTCGAGATCTCAAACAGGTCGCGGGCGCCGGTCACCAGCAGGTACGCGGGGTCGCGTCGAACGTGGGATGCTTCCACCTGTGTGCGTGGTCCCTCACGCTCACCGAGGTGTGGGCCTGGAACCAGAAGGCGGATGAACTGGTGGCCCATCGGGCGGCCTCCCCGTGGGACGATCCGAACCGGCGCCCGAGCCACGCGGACAAGCGCCGGGCCTGGCAACGGGAGCTGCTGGCCGAGGAAATTCAGGCCGTTGTGGGCGAGCACCACGACCCCGCGAGAATCCGCGCCCTCGCGCACCGGTGCCTGGATCTGGCTGCTTAAACGCTATAAGTTCGCGGAAAGTACAGACCGTTACCAATCGGGTGAAGGGGAAGGCGCTTCCCGGAGCGGGCAGTCACGAGGTCGAGGTAAAACCGAAGGTTAAGGGCACGTTCAAGCTTTTTGTCACCACCTCTCTGCCAAACGGGAAAGACACGACTGATGTGTACGAGTTCGAGGTCAAGTGACATCTTTGGCGCCAACTGCCACGGTCCTGGCTGTACCTGAGCAGAGCACCGGCCGGCTCACACCGGCCGTTCGCCTTCACTCGCCCGGCAGAAGGTGAGGTGGGCCGTTGCGGGCGTAGCCGTCCCAGATCGCGTTGAGTTTCGCCTGTGCTTGGTCGATGGGAGCCGCGCAATAGCGGTGGTCGCACTTTCGGACCAAGCCGCTGCGAATGAGCTTCCTGAGCGCGTCGATGATCTCGAAGTTCACTTCGGCCGGGAGCCGGATTCTCAAGTCTCGTTCGATGTAGAAGTCGAGTTGTTCGGTGGTCCAGCCCTCAGCGCCGCCGTACCGCCACAAGTAGAAGTACGCGAGCAGCGCTTCGCGAATTTCTTGTTCTTCGGCCTCATCGAGCAGCCGAAACATGACGCCGCTGTTGTTATCCAGGTTCTGGTAGTACAGGCTCTGCGTGAGTTGGTGCATGTACGTCCGGCGCGACGACTGAAAGCTGTACCACGTCTTGTACCCGTACCCACCAACAAGCGCGATGGGGGTCCACAAGGCGATTAACATGTTCGCGCCAAACCCGCCTAAGATCGACAGCAATGAGAATGAACTCAGTTTGTAGATGACGTAGGCGGCCGAACTGGTGAGCGAGCCGCCGAGCTTCAACCGGTCAAGTTTCAGCATTCGGATGCGCCCGCCGGGGAGCAGCATCTCGACGTCCATCTGCGGCATGTCCTTGAACAGTTTCAGAAAAACGCTTTTGGTGTCCACGTCGTCGTCCAGGCGCTTGTGGGGGCGCTGTTTGAAGATGACCGCGACGCGCGCGAACGTGGGGAGTTCGATCGTGTACTTGCGCCAGAACCGGACCAGCCCGCGCTTGGTGCGCTTACCGTACCCCTTTCCGCGGTAGAACACTTCGACCTTCTCGAAAGCGTCCCAGGTTACGTCCATGTCCACGCCCCAGTCGCTCGCGCCGCGGGTGATCTGCTCGATCTCGTCGCGCGTGAGGCGCCGGTAGTTGGCGCGGTTCATCAGGTGAACGAAGGTGTCGAATAGGCGATCGAGTGCTGCGGCGCGCTTCTCGCCGGTCGGCGGGTCGAGCGGCTTCGGGTCGGCGTCCGGGTCGAACGAGGCGTAAGCGTCCTTGAGTTGGCGGATCTCGGCCTGGTAAATGGTGTGAACGTGGGACGCGACCGTGCTCGCGAACCGGCGGAACGCGGCTTGTTCCTCGGCGGTGAGCACCTGATCGTGGAGCGGCCCCGATTCCGCGCACAGGAAGCCGATCAGATCGGCCACGCGGACCGGGATGTAGTGCTCACGGAGCATGGAGTCTGAAGAAGGAAAAAGGAGAAAGGAAAAAGGAAAAACGCAAACGATAAGAGGAAAAACGGGGAAGGAGTCACCAGAAGTATACCAAAGCCCGCCAGGGGTTGCGCTGCGCTTCGCCTCTGGCTACTATCTACCGCCCCGTGGGGGGCTCAAGAGGAGAGCGGAGGCAGTCATTCGCCTTTTTCCTTTCACCTTTTTCCTTTTTCCTTTCACCTGAGTCTACTCTTCCAGTTCCACCGGGTCGTCGAGTTTGGCCGCGGCCTGGTCCGCGAGCTGGTCGAGCGTGCCCTGGATGTGGCTCATGCGCTCGGGGCGCTTGGTCGCGTTCGGCTGGAGGCACTCGTGGATCAGGTCCGCCAGGTCTTCGGGCACCATCGGGTTCGCGGTCCGGACCGGCTTGAGTTGCTCTTTGAAGATTTTCTTGTTCATCGGCAGCGCGTCTTCACCGTTCATCCAGCACGGCGGGAGCTGGAGCGTGACGAGTCGGTACATCGTGACGCCGAAGTTGTAGATGTCCGTGCGGTCGTTCACGAGTTTGTGTTCAACGGTTTCCGGCGCCATGTACTCCGGCGTGCCCTGCACGCGGTCCTTGCCCTCGCCCTTGATCCACGCGAGGCCGTAATCGAGCACCTTCACCCGCGTTCCGCGCTCGTGGATCAGATTGTTCGGCTTCATATCGGCGTGGTAGACGCCCTGCTTGTGCATGTGGGTGAGGGCGTCCGCGATGCGCTCGAACATGCGGAGCAACTTCGCCATTCTTTGCAGCGGGAGCTTGTCCATCGTCGTGCCGGGTACGTATTCCAAAAGTAACTTGGCTTTCTTCGGCCCGGAGAACCACCCGGCTTCCGTTTCAAGCGCGTGGACCTTCACTAAATTGGGGTGATTGAGCATCTGGCCCACGCGGAACTCGTGTTTCGCTTGTTCCAGGTACTTCAGGTCGTCCTTCCCCTCGATGGGGACGAGCTTGAGGGCGTACTCTCTTTCGTCCTCGGCCCGGCGGATGTGTAAAATACTGCTGTGAGCCCCGGCACCCAGCGTACCTAGCACTGTGAACTTGCCGATTTTGTCGATCGCCATCGGGCACCGCGATTTAAGTGGAATGCTCGGGTGAATGGTACACGGTCCGGCGCTGAATGAAAGCACTCCTCCCAACCTATCTCCCTTTGGGTAAGGAGCTTTAAAACTCCCTCGTCTTTTTTGAGGCGGGGCAAGATCCGATTCTTAACGACTTTCACAT
The Gemmata palustris DNA segment above includes these coding regions:
- a CDS encoding carboxypeptidase-like regulatory domain-containing protein; the encoded protein is MLVGFVSDERFVALPDVVLEFISTSGESWDVRSRASGAVHLALPPGEYRVVLQKPGYGAKFSRVTLPCSTPHHFRLLSDGLLGYAWPKWVRSGEASEFRVHSVEPYKLELWRCGWRPEFVRALGWHDEHGPRAVMQITPDGDYTQTGAEWNKVGYANSVHSQHVAGPERSGLYYFRASTASGRQFSFPWIVAPARPTAKMAVLASNFTWNAYNNFGGRSNYIHADGLPPTPTINARAELKRYSDAGFFTWGADHYPPLSFDRPEPFNHIDFTEQITDPIEGRQACHLAPAEWRLLGWLERQGFAYDYFAETQLDNGTLDLSQYRVLVIAVHPEYWTRRMYERVKRWGFEEGGRLVYLGGNGLNCAVELLPTGAVLHHNGKIAGLDIAGLGGHESRYAMRHESEANLLGCVFTPAGAMTGAPYRVMDASHWAFAGTDLKTGDTFGEKCLHMRCPGGASGHETDKVSPSSPENVNVIARGLNPDNGGADMLTFATPSGGEVFSVGSINFVASLPVDEAVSRVTENVLRRFLS
- a CDS encoding S41 family peptidase, with protein sequence MNARVWILGAIAAVALAVGPQLRASAAEGREAATKAQGPYVVVVGVGEFKDKAISPRPTADADAKALHAMLTDKKYLGASADRAKLLLSADATREAVVKAVETAVASTGPEDTVILAFFGRGTSAGDKPCIFTSDSTVKERAKTALQITDLEPAFKKLKNQNVLLMMDIQYRGGIDAGTEKIVEPSWGEIMKLVFGDEKDDNMLPPNRVLVLGNPPFQDALTKGDHGLFYSVLSAGLGGKADQAPYNEGYESDGIVTTRELLKYLEKEIPTAARATGKTDKEKELEPVFVGRGASKFWVTRNPAETATVKKRIETVEALTKDTKLTPDLAKEAVTLLFQMPKLKWSQALRKEYQKLADGGTVADLEGARKKLLEGLKLPTEDATEFAKKVAPAISKLSAEYIKPLSRGELTALAIRGVFTEADEAIPADIADALKAPKDISDERGRELLVEARLRLGKREDLDGEKAADVTIRALIGALHDPYAGYFTKEEWLRTQGQLFGRFPGVGIIIRREAVRDGLLVVTPIKGSPAFRAGIQAGDLITEIRLEVDKQGKVLPDDAKKVHSTKGLKTDDAVNLITGKPDTPVALVVQREGESEPKVFRLTRNYVMVETVHGVKRDDKNDWSYYIDEKSKIGYLHLSQFISISDDLGTTADIKRALASMKRSGLNGLVIDVRNNPGGSLKGVIDICELFVGREAIVTTKERGGAGAVNTYSGRAAGDKSFPIVVLINGNSASASEILAACLQDHSRATIIGERTYGKGSVQHVEPYEQTEGRIKYTVARYYPPSGRNIDKVAMEQSTELKAKDEWGVKPDAGFEIKLTREELTDWFEYSRDLEIIPPAGKKVPVVDPAKDKQLAKAVEHLRGLIKDKK
- a CDS encoding pyridoxal phosphate-dependent aminotransferase, encoding MFPESFLADRTRAVEVSGVRKVFELARSLKDPVNLSIGQPHFDVPDSIKNAAKAAIDGNRNGYTVTQGIPELCSRLLADAQARFPAPPQVAPGYERDVLVTSGTSGGLVLALLAVVNPGDEVITADPYFVAYPNVVALAGGKLVTVDTYPDFRLDVDKVAAAITPRTKAIVLSSPSNPTGAVLDAATQKGLAELARDRGILLISDEIYRGFHYDGAPQSPASYDPNVLVIEGFGKTYGITGWRLGWAHGPKRLIQEMAKLQQCTFVCAPSIVQWGGIAALDFDVSGIVADYKRKRDLLMEGLRGVYEFVAPGGAFYLYPKAPWGTATEFVTEAVKHNLLVIPGNVFSGRDTHFRVSYAATDETLHRGIEILRTLAKRK
- a CDS encoding IS701 family transposase — encoded protein: MPSSHTPAPRCHWFSTLAKALDPRSGRRLAVLFLGIILTRGRRTLAGWIRAAGLSPQYRRCYATAAAVGRRTERIAMRLLVEVLKPMVAGAPRVVLALDDTPTERYGPKVRGAGAHHNPTPGPAGGPFVYGHVWVVLGLLVGHPLGGIVALPLLARLYIRRKDLGAIPGPDRPEFATKLVMAVDLVRWAHGWLKTWGRAVWVVADGAYAKAPVLKALLALRVTMVSRLRKDAALWTVPPARDPSARGRPRVYGEQRVSLAKRAGHKGGWTTGTFTLYGKPVEKRYKTFEATWRPAGGTIRVVLVDEPKGWVAFFCTDPTASVADILGLIADRFSLETCFRDLKQVAGAGHQQVRGVASNVGCFHLCAWSLTLTEVWAWNQKADELVAHRAASPWDDPNRRPSHADKRRAWQRELLAEEIQAVVGEHHDPARIRALAHRCLDLAA
- a CDS encoding DUF3754 domain-containing protein produces the protein MLREHYIPVRVADLIGFLCAESGPLHDQVLTAEEQAAFRRFASTVASHVHTIYQAEIRQLKDAYASFDPDADPKPLDPPTGEKRAAALDRLFDTFVHLMNRANYRRLTRDEIEQITRGASDWGVDMDVTWDAFEKVEVFYRGKGYGKRTKRGLVRFWRKYTIELPTFARVAVIFKQRPHKRLDDDVDTKSVFLKLFKDMPQMDVEMLLPGGRIRMLKLDRLKLGGSLTSSAAYVIYKLSSFSLLSILGGFGANMLIALWTPIALVGGYGYKTWYSFQSSRRTYMHQLTQSLYYQNLDNNSGVMFRLLDEAEEQEIREALLAYFYLWRYGGAEGWTTEQLDFYIERDLRIRLPAEVNFEIIDALRKLIRSGLVRKCDHRYCAAPIDQAQAKLNAIWDGYARNGPPHLLPGE
- a CDS encoding serine/threonine protein kinase, yielding MAIDKIGKFTVLGTLGAGAHSSILHIRRAEDEREYALKLVPIEGKDDLKYLEQAKHEFRVGQMLNHPNLVKVHALETEAGWFSGPKKAKLLLEYVPGTTMDKLPLQRMAKLLRMFERIADALTHMHKQGVYHADMKPNNLIHERGTRVKVLDYGLAWIKGEGKDRVQGTPEYMAPETVEHKLVNDRTDIYNFGVTMYRLVTLQLPPCWMNGEDALPMNKKIFKEQLKPVRTANPMVPEDLADLIHECLQPNATKRPERMSHIQGTLDQLADQAAAKLDDPVELEE